In the Glycine max cultivar Williams 82 chromosome 6, Glycine_max_v4.0, whole genome shotgun sequence genome, actttGGTAACACCTGTTAGAGTTAGGTAAACGTGTTTAACATTCTCtttgttattctatttttttggtcgaatttttattattatttttatttcattttacatgacatttaaaagaaatattttaaattattttacaaagtcagtgaagtattaaatatttttcatggaATATCCTTACTAGAAATAACTGTTATTAATTGTGttgtaaaatgataaaaaagaatataattaatcaaagaaaaagttaatcattttaagataaaaagagGAGGACAAGTAGGTAGTATATTTTATgcaatctaaaatataaatttcattttttaatatctgTGATAAAATTTTAGTCGTCATATAAAGTGGAATGAAAGAAGTACATAAGAGTGGAATCCTTGACAATAAATGTACCGTTGATAAATTTGTATTTCTGATAAACTTTTCTATAATAACTTTCTTCAACTTAATTACTAGATTATTATTTTGTCTAgatcaatttcttttttattttaattttattttattcaaaattaattattagtgagaaaaatataattttagtctttatatttttatgaaagtttatttttagtctttctaGATTCATATCATCCAATTTagtcattatattttataaaaaaattactttaatctCTCATCATAAGTGATAATTACATTTACTCAtgtaaattcataaaaataatgttcgagaaacaaataaaataaaataaaaatacaagaacaaaacaaattacgataaaagaataacaataaaaataaagtcgttaaaacttaaaagttaccattcaatgtgTTTGGGAAGACatattaataacttaaaaaaatttcacattaTTTTAATCAAGTAAATGCCATTTGCAAATATTTTACGAGAAATGactaaaattaagtttttaataaaatacagaAATTAAATTAGATGATAAGAAACTttgagaactaaaaataaaaattcagcggtgagagactaaaaatatatttttatattattctttaatatattaaaaaataaacataattaaatatgattaaatttgtatcattaaatcacatatTTTAAATGCTTCCATTAATATCACCCATTTTAACAGTCAAACTAATAAATtcatcaatatttaaaaaatattttttttatcaagatttACATTTAATACAAACGGTTTGACGTCTAATATATTGTTGAATAGTACATATAATTATTAGTCAATCAAGTTTTATAGAATTGAaagagtattttaatttttataaaaagtaaaagattaaaataaaataaaaaagtaccgGGACACAGGGGGGTTAAAGTAAAAGTAAATGTCTGAACATGAAAGATGCAGATGTTAATGTATTTGAAAGGCTTTCCAGAGTGAGACACCTCTTTTTCTGCAGACGGGTCATTGATGACCACATCCTCTTCCTCTCTCTTATCTTCAACTCCGAGttcaaacaaatttttctttatttaattatgctaataaatatatatctcttaaatttatttaattagcattttttattagaatcaacataaaatattaaaataaatagacaaTCTTATTATCCCTTGCGGTGGTTTATGACTTCATCATTTAATTGACTCAGCTCTCCCCTCTCTCTCGCAGTCCCATCCATCTGAAGCAAGCAATACAGCAAAGGACCAAAACCCAAATAAAacacaaatttcattttatttatttatttgtttattcatttatttttagaaaaagtgGAGAGCCATATGGAATTTGACGAGCACGAGGACCAAGagcaagaagaggaggaggaggaggaggaaatgGGATTCTCAGTGGCGGCGGCGGCGAGTTACGACTCGCTGGGAAACGCCGCGGTGAGGTCTAAAATTAGCGGCGGCGATGGTGTTGCGGCCACCGTGAATTCCGGTCGCAAAGGGACGGTGAGATACAGAGAATGTCAGAAGAACCATGCCGTCAGCATCGGCGGCCACGCCGTCGACGGATGCTGCGAGTTCTTGGCTGCCGGAGAGGAAGGCACGCTGGAAGCCGTAATTTGCGCCGCCTGTAACTGCCACCGCAACTTCCACCGCAAGGAGATCGACGGCGAAACCAGCCCTTACCAGCACCGTTCGCAGCCACAGCCTCAGCCTCTGCACCCTCAGTACCACCACCAATTCTCCCCTTACTACCACCGCGCGCCCCCACCTTCCGCCGCCGGATATCTCCACCACCACCTTGTAACACCTCCGGTGTCGCAGCACCGGCCCTTGGCTCTGCCACCGTTAGCTTCTGGAGGAGTGTTCAGTAGGGAGGAAGAGGACATGTCAAACCCCAGCTCCAGCGGCGGCGGCGGTGGTGGCGGTTTTAGTGGCGGTGGTGGTAGCGGGAGTGGAACGAAGAAGAGGTTTAGAACAAAATTCACGCAGGAGCAGAAGGATAAGATGCTGGCATTTGCGGAGAAGCTAGGGTGGAGAATTCAGAAGCATGACGAAGCTGCTGTTGAACAATTCTGCGCTGAAACTTGCATCAAGAGACATGTACTCAAGGTTTGGATGCACAATAACAAACACACTCTTGGTAAGAAACCCTAATTCCCATtcttcaatctatctctttcaatttTTAGGTCTATGTCATGGATTTTAGTCTCAATAGGATGAGTTGAGTTATTATAACTTGTAAGAGTTAATTGAGTGTGCAAAGAACAAGTATTGGAACAATTTTACCATTTGTTATCTAGAATTCTAATTAATGGAGATCTAGTTAGGGCTAATTCTTACTCAATATTCCTCCTTTGGTTTACTTTCATTTGATATTATTATGTGATGAGATTTTAGTTGTTGGTGATTTTCGGTTATTATGTGTATTTACTAGCTAATTCTGAGCAACATTCGGCTGGGAATGGATCGAATCACTTGAACAGCACCACAATAATTGAGAATTCTCAATTCTCCTGAGGGATATTAACGAAATAAAGAGAAAGAACTGAAGTTGGCAGAAGTTCATGGAAGGGTTTGCAAGTGTTCATCTTATCAGTAGCATCAGGTGATGGTGATCGAGGAGGGGGAGTACGCAATGGAAGTATGCGGATGAGCACAGAGAATAAATTCCAACATAAAGTTGTATTTAACGTGAGTGGAATGCAAGTGCAAAGCTGTTTATGTTACTACTTTGCTGTGTTCCTTCGCATTATTTGTCGTCTTTCTttcctgtttttcctccctaACACCGCCCTAGTTTAGTTTTATTATCGTTTGTCTCTCTCATATTAATGTCTCCTCTTCTATTTCTTTGCTTCTGGACACATTAGACCTGAAAGATTTAATGAGTCAAATAGATTCATCATGATCCGTAACTGAAGTGACACCATTTTCTTTTGGTCTGATTGAATCCTCCCCATATTTTATGTTCCTTTTGACGTTGTTTCCGGGTTTTGTTCAAGACTAGGTAACGCGTCCTCCATTATTAATTGTTCTACGGATTTTCAGTTCATTTCTTCTCTTTATGTGTTTGGTCGCTGTTGCTGCTTCATTGGCAGtagtattattttctttttatctctaatGAGAATCGAGAAGAGTGTTTGTTAGATTTATCATTTGAAAATAGTAGTAATTTAAATTCCATTCTCGCATGTGTGAAAAAGCGAGAAAGTAATCGAAAACTATGATGAGTGGGCGTTTCACGCGGCAAACTGGTACACTGTTTGCCTGTTGCGTCGCAGATCACAGTGTTGCAGATCAGACATGCAGACTTTTTCTGATTTTGATAACACTGCACCACGTTAATGCTGCTCTATCTACTTTTCCTTAACTATtggttatttcttttcttttttttcctttaattttatcGTTAACTATGTTCAACGATTTCTGATTTTGAAACACAACTATTGGAAAGATTTAGGTTGATTTTCAAACGTTGTTAGGCGCTGAAACTTCAATTCCTGTACCTGTATAAATGTTAGCATTTCTATTGCACGTTCGCGATCATCTTTTCAGTTGAAGAGTTGAGAATGCATTAAAGCTTACATATATTCTTTATGTAATATAGACATGACCTGAACTACCGTacgttttttctttcatttcccttttctttttagtttatatGCATATAAACTCCCTGCTGGTATGCTTTTATGCATAATAAAGGCCTTTCAGAATGCAGTTTTCCCTCGTATTTTGAATATGCAGAGTGTGGATATGATTAAGGTTTTGATTGGTGTAGTGTCGCATTTTTTTGggttcatttttatctttaatctatttaaatttgagaaatgagtttatttattttccctcaTGAATTCATCTAGAATTTTATTGGTCAATTCAAATTCGTTAAAATCCAtactcaataattttttagatggtattcttaattaatattttaataatactaatactaattaaagaattaaaaatattatttattaaaataacattaaagttgttttaataatatttttataaaaaaatggatgGTTTTGAGACAAGAAATCTTGTTAGTAgtctcttttttcttaaaaaaaatataacttactcttcaatcataataaaattaaaattgaaaactaaagTAGATAGTTAATGacgtaaattaattatttaaaacaaaatgagaCATTTTAATTGAGAAAAAGTCGGAAATATACATCCTATAAATTGTGATGGATAGGATCACGCTTAAAATATTTGTCCACTTTAGAATTTATGGCGGCCTCGGTTTTGGATGTTGTTTGCTTTAGCACTTTAGTGAACCTGAATTTTGGGTTTTACCTTCAACGTTTGTATAGGCCTCACAGTTTTATCTTTAAAAGGCACATCCCAGTTGGTCAGGAGAGAAGAGTGCttataaattattcttaatcTCAATTGCTAAGCGCTAAGGGGGTTAAAGAGTTTGAGCCCTCATTTGATTTAGTAAAgggatttttataaattatcttgtCTTAATTATTAAAGAATACGAGTCTTTTTAGTGCACCAGAACATCTCCTTTTGgggtatgtaaaaaaaaaaaaaaacagcaaaatCATAGAAGGATACACCAACAAGAATCTTTATTCACTGAGTAAATTGCAAGCTGagtacaataaaattatataaggtttttttatacaGTTTTCCTAGCTAGCTACATGTCCATGCCCGAGTTGATGTATTTCACCTTATATATAGTAGAATGacgaatataatttataattgagtaATAATATACGGatcatcttttatttaaaacaatttactAATTGGAAG is a window encoding:
- the LOC100820567 gene encoding zinc-finger homeodomain protein 2 isoform X1; this encodes MEFDEHEDQEQEEEEEEEEMGFSVAAAASYDSLGNAAVRSKISGGDGVAATVNSGRKGTVRYRECQKNHAVSIGGHAVDGCCEFLAAGEEGTLEAVICAACNCHRNFHRKEIDGETSPYQHRSQPQPQPLHPQYHHQFSPYYHRAPPPSAAGYLHHHLVTPPVSQHRPLALPPLASGGVFSREEEDMSNPSSSGGGGGGGFSGGGGSGSGTKKRFRTKFTQEQKDKMLAFAEKLGWRIQKHDEAAVEQFCAETCIKRHVLKVWMHNNKHTLANSEQHSAGNGSNHLNSTTIIENSQFS
- the LOC100820567 gene encoding zinc-finger homeodomain protein 2 isoform X2, with translation MEFDEHEDQEQEEEEEEEEMGFSVAAAASYDSLGNAAVRSKISGGDGVAATVNSGRKGTVRYRECQKNHAVSIGGHAVDGCCEFLAAGEEGTLEAVICAACNCHRNFHRKEIDGETSPYQHRSQPQPQPLHPQYHHQFSPYYHRAPPPSAAGYLHHHLVTPPVSQHRPLALPPLASGGVFSREEEDMSNPSSSGGGGGGGFSGGGGSGSGTKKRFRTKFTQEQKDKMLAFAEKLGWRIQKHDEAAVEQFCAETCIKRHVLKVWMHNNKHTLGKKP